One segment of Phalacrocorax carbo chromosome 24, bPhaCar2.1, whole genome shotgun sequence DNA contains the following:
- the LOC135317063 gene encoding germ cell-less protein-like 1, translated as MFSGAWKESSMNIIELEIPDPNIDTEALQVAFGSLYRDDVLIKPSRVVALLAAACMLQLDDLIQQCGETMKETINAETVCGYYNSAATYGLDSVKKKCLEWLLNNLMPHQSVALFKDLSINLMKQLISSSDLLVVQVEMDVYTALKKWMFLQLVPTWNGSLKQLLTEADAWFARRRRDFEDDVAFLESEQGNAFLSVFTHLRLQYIISDLASARIIERDSLMPSEWLSSVYKQQWLAVLRAEQGNDIGPQEVNKEELEGNSMRCGRKLAEGGHYCWRWTGFNFGFDLLVTYTNGYIIFKRNTLDQPCSGSVSLQPRRNIAFRLRVTSFDSSGKVTFSRTTGYQILTFQKDQEQIVMNLDRSLLTFPLYIFCNFLYTSLEKTTDSEALPDNSET; from the exons ATGTTCAGTGGAGCTTGGAAAGAATCTAGCATGAACATCATAGAGTTGGAGATTCCTGACCCAAACATTGATACAGAAG CTCTACAGGTGGCTTTTGGCTCGCTGTACAGAGATGATGTATTAATAAAACCCAGTCGAGTAGTTGCCCTTTTAGCAGCAGCCTGCATGCTGCAGCTT GATGACTTAATCCAGCAATGTGGTGAAACAATGAAGGAAACCATTAATGCAGAAACTGTGTGTGGTTATTACAATTCAGCGGCAACATATGGGTTAGactctgtgaagaaaaa GTGCCTGGAATGGCTCTTGAATAACCTGATGCCTCACCAGAGTGTGGCGCTCTTCAAAGACCTCAG CATAAACCTCATGAAACAGCTGATTAGTTCTTCTGACCTACTTGTAGTGCAAGTGGAAATGGATGTGTACACCGCTCTCAAAAAG TGGATGTTCCTCCAGCTAGTGCCTACTTGGAATGGGTCTTTGAAACAACTCTTAACCGAAGCTGATGCGTGGTTTGCCAGGCGCAGGAGAG ATTTTGAGGATGACGTTGCCTTCCTGGAATCGGAACAGGGGAATGCGTTCCTGTCGGTGTTCACACACTTGAGATTACAGTATATCATCAGTGACTTGGCGTCAGCCAGAATTATTGAGAGAGATTCCCTAATGCCCTCAG AATGGCTGTCCTCTGTTTACAAACAGCAGTGGCTTGCCGTGCTCAGAGCAGAACAAGGCAATGATATTGG gcCTCAGGAAGTAAATAAAGAGGAACTGGAAGGAAACAGCATGAGGTGTGGTCGAAAACTTGCAGAGGGTGGCCAT TACTGCTGGCGGTGGACTGGGTTCAACTTTGGCTTTGACCTTCTTGTCACTTATACAAATGGTTACATCATTTTCAAGCGGAATACGCTGGATCAGCCGTGCAGTGGATCAGTCAGTCTGCAGCCTCGGAGAAACATAGCCTTCAG GTTACGTGTAACCTCTTTTGATAGCAGCGGGAAAGTTACTTTCAGTAGAACAACAGGATATCAGATTCTAACCTTTCAGAAGGACCAG GAGCAGATAGTGATGAATTTGGACAGAAGCCTCCTGACCTTCCCGCTCTACATCTTCTGTAACTTTTTGTACACATCGCTAGAGAAGACGACCGACAGCGAGGCACTGCCAGATAACTCAGAAACCTGA